The following proteins are encoded in a genomic region of Camelus ferus isolate YT-003-E chromosome 8, BCGSAC_Cfer_1.0, whole genome shotgun sequence:
- the SMPDL3A gene encoding acid sphingomyelinase-like phosphodiesterase 3a: protein MALLGTLLCCLLAAWHGRPSLGLPLAPAGRGSPPAAVGQFWHVTDLHLDPTYHITEDHTKVCASSKGANASNPGPFGDVLCDSPYHLILSAFDFIKNSGQEASFMIWTGDSPPHVPVHELSTDTVIDVIANMTATIQSLFPNLQVFPALGNHDYWPQDQLPVVTSKVYNAVANLWKPWLDEEAVCTLREGGFYSQKVSTNLNLRIISLNTNLYYGPDLVTLNMTDPANQLKWLENTLNISQQNKEKVYIIAHVPVGYLPFSRSITAMREYYNEKLIEIFRKYSNIIAGQFYGHTHRDSIMVLLDKKGSPVSSLFVAPAVTPGRNVLEKLTNNPGVRLFQYEPRDYKLLDMLQYFLNLTDANRRGESNWKLEYKLTQTYNIEDLQPKSLYGLAKQFTVIDSKQFMKYYNYFFVSYDSSVLCVGRCKALQICAIMNLDYISYTDCLKQYYRKHSL, encoded by the exons GACAGTTTTGGCACGTGACTGACTTACACCTAGACCCTACTTACCACATCACAGAGGACCACACAAAAGTGTGCGCTTCATCCAAAGGTGCAAACGCCTCCAATCCGGGCCCTTTTGGAGATGTTCTGTGTGATTCTCCTTATCACCTTATTTTGTCagcatttgattttattaaaaattcaggaCAAGAAGCATCTTTCATGATCTGGACAGG gGATAGCCCACCTCACGTTCCAGTGCATGAACTCTCAACAGACACAGTCATAGATGTGATTGCTAATATGACAGCCACTATCCAGAGTCTCTTTCCAAACCTCCAGGTTTTCCCCGCCCTGGGAAATCATGACTATTGGCCACAG GATCAACTACCTGTAGTCACCAGCAAGGTGTACAATGCGGTAGCAAACCTCTGGAAGCCATGGCTAGATGAAGAAGCTGTTTGTACCCTAAGGGAAG gtGGCTTTTATTCACAGAAAGTTTCAACTAATCTGAACCTTAGGATCATCAGTCTCAATACAAACTTATACTACGGCCCAGATCTTGTGACCCTCAATATGACTGACCCAGCAAATCAGCTCAAATGGCTAGAAAATACCCTGAACATCTCTCAGCAAAATAAGGAGAAG GTGTACATCATAGCTCATGTTCCAGTGGGGTACCTGCCTTTTTCAAGGAGCATCACGGCAATGAGAGAATACTATAATGAGAAATTGATAGAGATTTTTAGGAAATACAGCAACATCATTGCAGGGCAATTCTATGGACACACTCACAGAGATAGCATTATGGTTCTTTTGGATAAGAAAG GAAGTCCAGTAAGTTCCTTGTTTGTGGCTCCTGCTGTTACCCCAGGGAGGAATGTTTTAGAAAAGCTGACCAACAATCCTGGCGTCAGACTATTTCAGTATGAGCCTCGTGACTATAAATTATTG GACATGCTGCAGTACTTCTTGAACCTGACAGATGCTAATCGAAGGGGAGAATCCAACTGGAAGCTGGAGTATAAGCTGACCCAGACCTACAACATTGAAGATTTGCAGCCAAAAAGTTTGTATGGATTAGCTAAACAATTTACAGTCATAGACAGTAAGCAGTTTATGAAATACTACAACTACTTCTTTGTGAGTTATGACAGCAGTGTGCTTTGTGTTGGGAGATGTAAGGCCCTTCAGATTTGTGCAATTATGAATCTTGATTATATTTCCTACACAGATTGCCTCAAACAATACTATAGAAAGCACAGTCTGTAG